A window of Amycolatopsis tolypomycina genomic DNA:
AGGTGGCGGTCGTGCTCGGGTACGCCGACGCGAGTGCCGTCCGCGTGGACACCGCCTTCAAGGACGCCGGCTTCGACTCGCTGACCGCGGTCGAACTGCGCAACCGGCTGCGCGAGGCGACCGGGCTGAAGCTGCCCGCCACGCTGGTCTTCGACTACCCGAACCCCCAGGCCCTGGCCAAGTTCCTGCGCGAAGAACTCGGCGGCGCGGCCGAGCCGGCGGTGACCACGACGGCCGCGAAGGCCGACCTCGGCGAGCCGATCGCCATCGTCGGCATGGCCTGCCGCCTGCCGGGCGGGGTCACCGGCCCCGAGGACCTCTGGCGGCTGGTGGCCGAGGGCCGGGACGCCGTCTCGGAGTTCCCCGCCGACCGCGGCTGGGACACCGACGGCCTGTACGACCCGGACCCGGCGGTCCCGGGCAAGACCTACACCCGGCACGGCGGGTTCCTGCACGAAGCCGGCCTCTTCGACGCGGGCTTCTTCGGGATCTCGCCGCGCGAGGCCGTCGCGATGGACCCGCAGCAGCGGCTCCTGCTGGAGACGTCCTGGGAGGCCATGGAAGACGCCGGGGTCGACCCGCTTTCGCTCAAGGGCGACGACGTCGGCGTGTTCACCGGCATGTTCGGCCAGGGCTACGTCGCGCCGGGGGACAGCGTCGTCACCCCGGAGCTGGAGGGCTTCGCGGGCACCGGCGGTTCGTCGAGCGTGGCGTCCGGCCGCGTGTCGTACGTGTTCGGCTTCGAAGGCCCGGCGGTGACGATCGACTCGGCGTGCTCGTCGTCGCTGGTCGCGATGCACCTCGCCGCGCAGTCGCTGCGCCAGGGCGAATGCTCGATGGCCCTGGCGGGCGGCGCGACCGTGATGGCGAACCCCGGGGCGTTCGTGGAGTTCTCCCGCCAGCGCGGCCTCGCCGTGGACGGGCGCTGCAAGGCGTTCGCCGCCGCGGCCGACGGCACCGGCTGGGCCGAAGGCGTCGGCGTGGTCATCCTCGAACGGCTGTCGGTGGCCCGCGAACGCGGCCACCGGATCCTGGCCGTGCTGAGCGGCAGCGCGGTCAACCAGGACGGCGCTTCGAACGGCCTCACCGCCCCGAACGGGCCTTCGCAGCAGCGGGTGATCCGCCGGGCGCTGGTGAGCGCCGGGCTGGCACCGTCCGATGTGGACGTCGTCGAGGCGCACGGCACCGGCACCACCCTGGGTGACCCGATCGAGGCCCAGGCCCTGCTGGCGACCTACGGCAAGGACCGTGAGACGCCGTTGTGGCTGGGCTCGCTCAAGTCGAACATCGGCCACGCGCAGGCCGCGGCGGGGGTCGCGGGCGTGATCAAGATGGTCCAGGCCCTGCGCCACGAGGTTCTGCCGCCGACACTGCACGTCGACGAACCGACGCCCGAGGTCGACTGGTCCGCCGGTGCCGTCGAACTGCTGACGGAGGCTCGCGAGTGGCCGCGCACCGGCCGTCCGCGCCGGGCCGGGGTGTCCGCGTTCGGCGTCAGCGGCACGAACGCCCACCTGATCCTGGAAGAGGCGCCCGCCGAAGAGCCGGTGCCCACGCCCGAGGTGCCGGTGGTGCCGGTGGTGGTTTCCGCCCGCGGCACGGCTTCCCTGGCCGCTCAGGCGGGCCGGCTCGCCTCGCTGGTCGAGGGTGACGTCCCGCTGGCGGGCGTCGCCCGGGCGCTGGTGACCGACCGGGCCGCGCTGACCGAGCGCGCGGTCGTCGTCGCGGGTTCCCGCGAGGAAGCCGTGACGGGCCTGGCCGCGCTGGCCCGCGGCGAAGACACGGCCGCGGTGGTCACCGGCCGGGCGGGTTCGCCGGGCAAGCTCGTCTGGGTCTTCCCGGGCCAGGGCTCCCAGTGGGCGGGCATGGGCCGTGAGCTCCTCGACGAGTCTCCGGTGTTCGCCGCGCGGGTCGCCGAATGCGCGGCCGCGCTGGAACCGTGGGTCGACTGGTCGCTGCTGGACGTCCTGCGCGGCGAAGGTGACTTGGACCGCGTCGACGTGGTGCAGCCCGCGAGCTTCGCGGTGATGGTCGGCCTGGCCGCGGTGTGGCAGTCCGCGGGGGTGCGGCCGGACGCCGTCGTCGGCCACTCCCAGGGCGAGATCGCCGCCGCCTGCGTGTCGGGAGCGTTGTCGCTGCCGGACGCGGCCAAGGTCGTCGCGTTGCGCAGCCAGGCGATCGCCACCCGGCTGGCCGGCCACGGCGGCATGGCCTCGGTCGCGTTGAGCGAAGAAGACGCGACCGCGTGGCTGGCGCCGTGGGCCGACCGGGTCCAGGTGGCCGCGGTCAACAGCCCGACCTCGGTGGTGATCGCCGGGGAAGCCCGGGCCCTCGACGAGGTCGTCGAAGCCTTGACCGGTCAGGACGTCCGCGTCCGGCGGGTCGCCGTCGACTACGGGTCCCACACCAACCAGGTCGAAGCCATCGAGGACCTCCTCGCCGAAACCCTGGCCGGGATCGAGGCGCAGGCTCCGGCGGTCCCGTTCTTCTCCACGCTCACCGGCGACTGGATCACCGAAGCCGGGGTCGTCGACGGTGGCTACTGGTACCGGAACCTGCGCAACCGGGTCGGCTTCGGCCCGGCGGTGGCGGAGCTGGTGCGCCGGGGCCACGGCGTGTTCGTCGAGGTCAGCGCGCACCCGGTGCTGGTCCAGCCGCTCAGCGAGATCAGCGACGACGCCGTGGTGACCGGATCGCTGCGGCGCGACGACGGTGGCCTGCGCCGCCTGCTGACGTCGATGGCCGAGCTGTACGTGCGGGGCGTCGCGCTCGACTGGACCGCGGTCCTGCCGCAGGCGGGCCGGGTCGACCTGCCGAAGTACGCCTTCGACCACCGGCACTACTGGCTCCGGCCCGCCGAATCCGCCACCGACGCGGCTTCGCTGGGCCAGGCGGCCGCCGACCACCCGCTGCTGGGCGCGGTCGTCGAGCTGCCGCAGTCCGACGGCCTGGTCTTCACCTCGCGGCTGTCGGTGCGGACGCACCCGTGGCTGGCCGGCCACGTGGTCGGCGGCGTGGTGATCCTCCCCGGTTCCGGGCTGGCCGAGCTGGCCGTGCGGGCCGGCGACGAAGCCGGCTGCACCGCGCTCGACGAGCTGATCATCGAGGCGCCGCTGGTCGTGCCCGCCCAGGGCGCGGTCCGCGTCCAGGTCACGCTGAGCGGCCCGGACGAGACCGGCTCACGCACGGTGGACGTCTACTCGCGGCGCGACGGCGGCTCGTGGACGCGGCACGCCACCGGCGTGCTGTCGACGGCTCCCGGCCAGGGCACGGCGTTCGACTTCCGGGCCTGGCCGCCCGCGGACGCCGAGCGCGTCGACGTCGAGACCTTCTACGCAGACCTGGCCGAGCGTGGGTACGGGTACGGGCCGGCGTTCCAGGGCCTGCGGGCGGCGTGGCGGCGCGGTGACGAGGTGTTCGCCGAGGTCGCCCTCCCCGAGGACCTGCGCAAGGACGCGGGCCGGTTCGGCGTCCACCCGGCACTGCTCGACGCGGCTTTGCAGGCCGCGACGGTCGGCGCTGAGCCCGGCGAGCCGGTGCTGGCGTTCGCGTGGAACGGCCTGGTCCTGCACGCGGCCGGTGCGTCGGCGCTGCGGGTCCGGCTCGCGCCGAGTGGCTCGGACGCGCTGTCGGTCGAGGCCGCCGACGAAACCGGCGGCCTGGTCCTGACCATGGACTCGCTGGTGTCCCGGCCGGTCTCGGCCGAGCAGCTGGGCGCCGCGGGCCACGACGCGATGTTCCGCGTCGACTGGACCGAACTCCCCATGGGCCGGGTGACGGCCACCGCGGAGGACGCCGAGGTGCTGGAGGTGGTCGCGGGCGACTCGCCGCTGGCGGCGACCACGCGGGTCCTGGAGAAGCTCCAGGCGTGGCTGGCCGAACCCGAAGCGGAACGCCTGGTCGTCGTCACGCGCGGGGCCGTGCCCGCCGGCGGCGACGGCACGCTGACCGACCCGGCCGCGGCCGCGGTGTGGGGCCTGGTCCGGTCCGCGCAGGCGGAGCACCCGGACCGGATCGTCCTGCTCGACACTGACGGCGAGATCCCGCTGGGCGCCGTACTGGCCTCCGGTGAGCCGCAGCTCGCGGTCCGGGGCACGACGCTTCTCGTGCCCCGCCTGGCCCGCGCCACCCGGATCGCGGACGCGCCCGCCGCGTTCGACCCGGACGGGACCGTCCTGATCTCGGGTGCGGGATCGCTGGGCGCCCTCGTCGCCCGGCACCTGGTCGGCAGGCACGGCGTGCGGAAACTCGTGCTGGCCAGCAGGCAGGGCGCGGACGCCGAGGGTGCGAAGGACCTGGTCGCCGACCTGGCCGACGCAGATGTGTCCTTTGTGGCCTGTGACGTCTCGGACCGGGACCAGGTGGCCGCGCTGGTCGCGGACCTGCCGGACCTGACCGGGGTGGTGCACACGGCCGGTGTCTTCGAAGACGGCGTGATCGAGGCGCTGACCCCTGACCAGCTCGCGAACGTCTACGCGGCCAAAGTCACCGCCGCGCATCACCTCGACGAGCTGACCCGCGACCGGGACCTCGGCGCGTTCGTCGTGTTCTCGTCCGTCGCGGGTGTGCTGGGCGGCGGCGGCCAGGGCCCGTACGCGGCGGCGAACGCCTTCCTCGACGCGGCCATGGCGAGCCGCCGGGCCGCGGGCCTGCCCGGCCTGTCACTGGCCTGGGGTCTCTGGGAACGCAGCAGCGGCATGGCGGCGCACCTCAGCGACGTCGACCACGCGCGGGCGAGCCGCAACGGCGTCCTGGAACTGACCCGCGAAGAGGGCCTGGCGCTGTTCGACCTCGCGCTGCGGACGGACGAGTCGCTGCTCGTGCCGATCAAGCTCGACCTCGCGGCGATGCGGGCGGGCACGGTCCCGGTCCTGTTCCGCGGCCTGGTGCGGCCGGCCAGGAGCCAGGTCCGCTCGGTGTCCACTGTGGACGACGGACTGGCCGGGCTCGCCCCGGCCGAGCGGGAGGCGCGGCTCGTCGACCTGGTGCGCGGGCAGGTCGCGGTCGTGCTCGGCTACGACGGGCCGGACGCGGTGCGCGCGGACACGGCGTTCAAGGACACCGGGTTCGACTCGCTGACGTCGGTGGAACTGCGCAACCGGCTGCGCCAGGCGACCGGGCTGAAGCTGCCCGCCACGCTGGTCTTCGACTACCCGAACCCCTTGGCGGTGGCGCGGTTCCTGAGCGCGCGGCTGGTCCCGGAGACCAACGGGCACAACGGGACCAACGGCGACCGGCTGCGGCACGCGCTGGCGTCCGCCGCGACCGAGGAGCCGTCGATCGCCGAACTGGGTGTCGACGACCTCGTGCAACTGGCTTTCGGCGACGAGTGATGGGGAGCAAGTGGTGAGTGCGTCGTATGAAAAGGTCGTCGAGGCGCTGCGGAAGTCCCTCGAAGAGGTCGGCACGCTGAAGAAGCGGGTCGACGCCGCCCGCGAGCCGATCGCGATCGTCGGCATGGCCTGCCGGCTGCCCGGCGGCGTCACCGGACCCGGCGACCTGTGGCGGTTGGTCGCCGAGGGCGGCGACGCCGTCTCGGAGTTCCCGGCCGACCGCGGTTGGGACCTGGAGAACCTGTTCGACCCGGACCCCGACCACGCGGGCACGTCGTACACCGACCGCGGTGGCTTCCTCCACGACGCGGCCCTGTTCGACCCGGGCTTCTTCGGGATCTCGCCGCGCGAGGCACTGGCCATGGACCCGCAGCAGCGGCTGCTCCTGGAGGCGTCCTGGGAAGCACTGGAAGGCGTCGGCCTCGACCCGACGTCGCTGCAGGGCACCGACGTCGGCGTGTTCACCGGCGCCGGCGGCTCGGGCTACGGCGGTGGCCTGGCCGGGCCGGAGATGCAGAGCTTCGCGGGCACCGGGCTGGCGTCGAGCGTGGCGTCGGGCCGGGTGTCCTACGTCTTCGGGTTCGAAGGCCCGGCGGTCACGATCGACACGGCGTGCTCGTCGTCGCTGGTCGCGATGCACCTCGCCGCGCAGGCGCTGCGGCGGGGCGACTGCTCGATGGCCCTCGCGAGCGGCGCGATGGTGATGTCGGGCCCCGACTCCTTCGTCGTCTTCTCGCGGCAGCGGGGCCTGGCCGCCGACGGCCGGTGCAGGGCCTTCGCCTCGGGTGCCGACGGCATGGTGCTCGCCGAGGGCATCAGCGTCGTCGTGCTGGAACGGCTGTCGGTCGCCCGGCAGCGCGGGCACCACGTCCTCGCCGTCCTGCGCGGCAGCGCGGTGAACCAGGACGGCGCGTCCAACGGCCTCACCGCCCCGAACGGCCCTTCGCAGCAGCGCGTCATCCGCGCCGCGCTGGCCGACGCCGGACTCGGACCGTCCGATGTGGACCTTGTCGAGGCGCACGGGACCGGCACGAGCCTCGGCGATCCGATCGAGGCGCAGGCGCTGCTGGCCACCTACGGTCAGGAGCGCGAGACGCCGTTGTGGCTCGGCTCGCTGAAGTCGAACATCGGCCACACCCAGGCCGCCGCGGGCGTGGCCAGCGTGATCAAGGTCGTCCAGGCGCTGCGGCACGGCGTCATGCCGCCGACCCTGCACGTCGACGAGCCCACCGCGCAGGTCGACTGGTCCGAGGGTGCGGTCTCGTTGCTGACGGAAGCCCGGGACTGGCCGCGCGGCTCGCGGCCGCGCCGGGCCGGGGTGTCGTCGTTCGGCGTCAGCGGCACGAACGTGCACCTGATCATCGAAGAAGCGCCCGAGGAGCCCGCGGTCGCGGTGCCGTCGTCCCCGGACGTCGTCCCGCTGGTGGTGTCCGCGCGCAGCACCGGTTCCCTGGCCGGGCAGGCCGAACGGCTGACCGGGGTGGACGTGCCACTGGGGCAGCTCGCCGGGGCGCTCGTGTCCGGGCGCGCGGTGCTGGAGGAACGCGCGGTCGTCGTGGCCGGTTCGGAGGCGGAAGCCCGCGCGGGCCTCGGTGCCCTGGCCCGCGGTGCGGCCGCGCCTGGTGTCGTGACCGGGACGGCGGGCAAGCCGGGCAAGGTCGTCTGGGTGTTCCCGGGCCAGGGGACGCAGTGGGCCGGCATGGGCCGGGAGCTCCTCGACGCGTCGCCGGTGTTCGCCGAGCGGATCAAGGAGTGCGCGGCCGCCCTGGACCAGTGGACCGACTGGTCGCTGCTCGACGTCCTGAGCGGTGACGGCGACCTGGACCGCGTCGACGTGCTCCAGCCCGCGTGTTTCGCGGTGATGGTGGGGCTGGCCGCGGTGTGGGAGTCCGTGGGGGTACGGCCGGACGCGGTGCTCGGGCACTCCCAAGGTGAGATCGCGGCCGCCTGCGTCTCGGGGGCGTTGTCGCTGGACGACGCGGCGAAGGTGGTGGCCCTGCGCAGCCGGGCGATCGCCGCGCAGCTGTCCGGCCGCGGTGGCATGGCGTCGGTGCAGTTGGGCCACGACGAGGTGGCTGCCCGGCTGGCGCCGTGGGAGGGCCGTGTCGAGATCGCGGCAGTCAACGGTCCCGCCTCGGTCGTGATCGCGGGTGACGCCGAAGCGCTCACCGAGGCCGTCGAAGCTCTCGGTGGTCGGCGGGTCGCCGTGGACTACGCGTCCCACACCCGGCACGTCGAGGACATCCGCGACACGCTCGCCGAGACCTTGGCCGGGATCGAGGCGCAGGCGCCCGTGGTGCCGTTCTTTTCGACGGTGACCGGTGAATGGGTGCAGGGCGGTGTCCTGGACGGCGGTTACTGGTACCGGAACTTGCGTAACCAGGTTGGGTTCGGCGCTGCGGTCGAGGCGTTGATCGAGCAGGGGCATGGCGTGTTCGTCGAGGTCAGTGCGCACCCGGTGCTGGTGCAGTCGATCAGTGAACTCGCCGATGCCGTTGGGACGCTGCGGCGGGACGACGGCGGGTTGCGGCGGCTGCTGACGTCGATGGCGGAGCTGTTCGTCCGCGGCGTCGACGTGGACTGGACGACGCTGGTGCCGCCCGCGCGCGTCGACCTGCCGACGTACGCCTTCGACCACCAGCACTTCTGGCTCCGGCCGGCCGAGCAGGCGGACGCCGTCTCGCTCGGCCAGGCACCGGCCGGGCACCCGCTGCTCGGCGCGGTCGTGCCGCTGCCGCAGTCGGACGGCCTGGTGTTCACCTCGCGCCTGTCGCTGCGGACACACCCCTGGCTGGCCGACCACACCATCGGCGGCGTGGTGCTCTTCCCCGGCACCGGCCTGGTCGAACTGGCCGTGCGGGCCGGCGACGAAGCCGGCTGCCCGGTGCTGGACGAACTCGTCACCGAAGCGCCGCTCGTCGTGCCCGCCCCGGGCGTCAGCGTCCAGGTCACGGTGAGCGGCCCGGACCAGAACGGCTCCCGCACGGTCGACATCCACTCCCGGCGCGACGACGTGTGGACGCGGCACGCGACCGGCACGGTCTCGGCGACGCCGGGCCCGACCGGCGGCTTCGACTTCACCGCGTGGCCGCCCCCGGGCGGGCAGCGCGTCGAGATCGGCGGCTTCTACGAGGACCTCGCCGAACGCGGATATGCGTACGGGCCGCTGTTCCAGGGCGTGCGGGCGGTGTGGCAACGCGACGGCGAGGTCTTCGCCGAGGTCGCCCTGCCCGACGACCGCCGGGAGGACGCCGCCCGGTTCGGCCTCCACCCCGCGTTGCTCGACGCGGCTTTGCAGACCGGGACGATCGCCGCGGCCGCGTCGGGGCAGCCCGGGAAATCCGTGATGCCGTTCTCGTGGAACCGGCTGGCGCTGCACGCCGTGGGCGCCGCGGGGCTGCGGGTCCGGGTCGCGCCCGGCGGGCCGGACGCGCTGACCGTCGAGGCCGCCGACGAGACCGGCGCCCCGGTGCTCACCATGGACTCGCTGATCCTGCGCGAGGTCGCTCTCGACCAGCTCGACACCGCGCGCACCGGCTCGCTGTACCGGGTGGACTGGCCCGAACTGACCATTGTGGACAGTGTGGCGCCTGCCGGGCAGGCCGAGGTGCTGGAAGCGGTCGGCGGGGAGCCCCTGGTCCTGACCACCCGGGTGCTGGAAGCCGTGCAGGCGTTCCTCGCCGAGGCGGCGGAAGACGCCCGGCTGGTCGTGGTGACCCGCGGTGCCGTCCGCGAGGTGACCGACCCGGCCGGGGCCGCGGTGTGGGGCCTGGTCCGGGCCGCCCAGTCGGAGAACCCCGACCGGATCGTGCTGCTCGACACCGACGGCGACGTGCCGCTGGAAGCCGCGCTGGCGACCGGCGAGCCGCAGCTCGCGTGGCGCGGGACCACGTTCTCGGTGCCCCGGCTCGCCCGCGTCACCGAACCGGCCGAGACACCGCTGACGTTCCGGCCGGACGGGACGGTCCTCGTCTCCGGCGGCGGGACGCTGGGTGCGCTGGCCGCCCGCGCGCTGGTCACCCGGCACGACGTCCGGCGCCTGGTCCTGGCCAGCCGGCGCGGGCCGGACGCCGAGGGCGTCGAAGACCTCGTCACCGAGCTGACCGGGCACGGCGCGTCCGTGTCCGTGGTGGCCTGCGACGTCGCCGACCGCGACCAGGTGGCCGCGCTGCTCGCGGACCACCCGGTGACGGCGGTGGTGCACACGGCGGGCGTGTTCGACGCCGGTGTCACCGGCGCACTGACCCGGGACCGGCTGGCCAAGGTGTTCGCCCCCAAGGTCGACGCGGTCCGCCACCTCGACGAGCTGACCGGAGACCTCGACGCGTTCATCGTCTACTCGTCCGCCTCCTCGATCTTCATGGGCGCGGGCAGCGGCGGGTACGCGGCAGCGAACGCCTTCCTCGACGGCCTGATGGCCGCCCGCCGCGCGGCCGGCCGCCCCGGGCTTTCGCTGGCCTGGGGCCCGTGGGAGCAGCTCACCGGCATGGCCGGCACCATCGACGACCTGACCCTGGCCCGGATGAGCCGTCGTGAAGGCCGCGGCGGCGTGCGGGCGCTCGGGTCCGCCGAGGGCATGGAGCTGTTCGACGCGGCCCTCGCGGCCGGGGAAGCCCTGCTGGTGCCGATCGAGCTCGACCTCCGCGAAGTGCGGGCCGACGCGGCCGCCGGCGGCACCGTGCCGCACCTGCTGCGCGGGCTCGTCCGGGCGGGCAGGCAGGCGGCACGCACGGCACCGGGCGAGGACGGCGGCCTGGCCCGCAAGCTCGCCGGGCTCACCGTGGCCGACCAGGAAAAGCTGCTGCTCGACCTCGTCCGCGGCCAGGTCGCCATCGTGCTCGGGCACGCCGGCAGCTCCGGCGTCCGCGCGGACGCGGCGTTCAAGGACGCCGGCTTCGACTCGCTGACGTCTGTGGAGCTGCGCAACCGGCTGCGCGAGGCCACCGGCCTGAAACTGCCCGCGACGCTGGTCTTCGACCACCCGAACCCCCTGGCGCTGGCCCGGCACCTGCGCACCGAACTGGCCGTCGAGGAGGCGTCCCCGGCCGACGCGGTGCTGGCCGGCCTCGCCGGGCTGGAGACGGCCATCGCGGCCGCCTCGGACGGCGACCGGATCGCCGCCCGGCTGCGGGAACTGCTCAAGGCGGCGGAAGCCCGGCCGAGCACCTCCGACGATCTCGACACGGCCAGCGACGAGGAGCTCTTCGCCCTCGTCGACGGGCTCGACTGAAACCGCACACGTGAGACTGGGAGTTGAGATCAGTGGCTGACGAGGGACAGCTCCGCGACTACCTCAAGCGGGCCATCGCCGACGCCCGCGACGCCCGCACGCGGCTGCGCGAGGTCGAGGACCAGGCGCGGGAGCCGATCGCCATCGTCGCCATGGCGTGCCGGTACCCGGGCGGCGTCGCCTCGCCCGAGGACCTGTGGCGGCTGGTGGCCGACGGCGTCGACGCCGTCACCGCGTTCCCCGGCGACCGCGGCTGGGACGTCGACGGGCTCGTCGACCCCGACCCCGACCGCCCGGGCACGACGTACACCGACCAGGGCGGCTTCCTCCACGACGCGGGGCTCTTCGACGCCGGGTTCTTCGGGATCTCGCCGCGGGAAGCCGTCGCGATGGACCCGCAGCAGCGGCTGCTGCTGGAAACGTCGTGGGAGGCCATCGAGCGCACCGGCACCGACCCGCGTTCGCTGAAGGGCAGCGACGTCGGCGTGTTCACCGGCGTCGCGAGCATGGGCTACGGCGCCGGCGGCGGCACGGTCGCCCCGGAACTCGAGGGGTTCGTCGGCACCGGGGCGGCGCCGTGCATCGCGTCCGGCCGGGTGTCGTACGTCCTCGGCTTCGAGGGCCCGGCGGTCACCGTCGACACCGGGTGCTCGTCGTCGCTGGTCGCCATGCACCTCGCCGCGCAGGCCCTGCGCCGCGGCGACTGCTCGATGGCGCTGGCCGGCGGCGCGATGGTGATGGCCCAGCCCGGTTCCTTCGTGTCCTTCTCCCGGCAGCGCGGGCTCGCCAGGGACGGGCGCTGCAAGGCCTTCGCGGACAGCGCCGACGGCATGGGGCTGGCCGAGGGCGTCGGCGTCATCGCGCTGGAACGGCTGTCGGTCGCCCGCGAGCGCGGGCATCGCGTGCTGGCGGTGCTGCGCGGCATCGCGGTCAACTCCGACGGCGCCTCGAACGGCCTGACCGCGCCCAACGGCCCGTCCCAGCAGCGGGTGATCCGCGCCGCCCTCGCCGAAGCCGGGCTTTCACCGTCCGATGTAGACGCCGTCGAAGGCCACGGCACGGGCACGACCCTGGGTGACCCGATCGAGGCGCAGGCCCTGCTGGCCACCTACGGCAAGGACCGCGAGACACCGTTGTGGCTCGGTTCGATCAAGTCGAACCTCGGGCACACCCAGGCCGCGGCGGGCGTGGCCAGCGTGATCAAGATGGTCGAGGCGCTGCGGCACGGCGTGCTGCCCCCGACCCTGCACGTCGACCAGCCGTCCACCGAGGTCGACTGGTCGGCCGGCGCGGTTTCGCTGCTGACGGAGGCGCGGGAGTGGCCGCGCGACGGCCGTCCGCGCCGGGCCGGGGTCTCGTCGTTCGGGATCAGCGGGACCAACGCGCACCTCATCCTGGAAGAAGCGCCCGAGGAGGAGACCGCTCCGGCCGAAGCCGTCGCCGGTGTCGTGCCGATCGTGGTGTCGGCCCGCGGGGCACTGGCCGGTCAGGCCGGGCGGCTGGCCGCGTTCCTCCGCGAATCCGACGCGCCCCTGCCCGCCGTCGCCGGGTCGCTGGTCGCCGGCCGCTCCCGGTTCGACGACCGGGCCGTCGTGGTGGCGGGCAGCCGGGACGAGGCCGTGACGAGCCTGGAAGCGTTGGCTCGCGGGGAAAACACGGCCGCGGTCACCGGTCGGGTGGGTGCGCCGGGCAAGGTCGTGTGGGTGTTCCCGGGCCAGGGCTCGCAGTGGGTCGGCATGGGCCGGGAGCTCCTCGACGCGTCGCCGGTGTTCGCCGAGCGGATCAAGGAGTGCGCGGCCGCCCTCGAACCGTGGATCGACTGGTCGCTGCTCGACGTCCTCCGTGGTGAGGGCGACCTCGAGCGGGTCGATGTCCTGCAGCCCGCGTGCTTTGCGGTGATGGTCGGCCTGGCCGCGGTGTGGTCCTCGGCCGGGGTGGTTCCCGATGCCGTGCTCGGCCATTCGCAGGGCGAGATCGCCGCCGCGTGCGTGTCGGGTGCGTTGTCGCTCGAGGACGCGGCGAAGGTGGTCGCGTTGCGCAGCCAGTCCATCGCGGCGAAGCTGGCCGGCCGCGGTGGGATGGCGTCGGTCGCGCTGAGCGAGGAAGACGCCGTCGCCCGCTTGGCGCCGTGGGCCGACCGGGTCGAGGTGGCCGCGGTCAACGGCCCGTCGTCGGTGGTGATCGCGGGTGATGCCGAAGCTCTCACTGAGGCTGTCGAGGTCCTCGGCGGACGGCGGGTGGCGGTGGACTACGCGTCCCACACCCGGCACGTCGAGGACCTCGAGGGCACTCTCGCCGAGACTCTGGCTGGGATCGAGGCGCAGGCGCCGGTGGTGCCGTTCTTCTCGACGGTCACCGGCGAATGGGTGCGGGACGGTGTCCTGGATGGCGGTTATTGGTACCGGAACCTGCGCAACCAGGTCCGCTTCGGCTCGGCGGTGCAGACACTGATCGAGCAAGGGCACGGCGTGTTCGTCGAGGTCAGCGCTCACCCGGTGCTGGTGCAGCCGATCAGTGAACTCGCTGACGCCGTCGGGACATTGCGGCGGGACGACGGCGGCCTCCGG
This region includes:
- a CDS encoding type I polyketide synthase, with translation MVSASYEKVVEALRKSLEEVGTLKKRVDAAREPIAIVGMACRLPGGVTGPGDLWRLVAEGGDAVSEFPADRGWDLENLFDPDPDHAGTSYTDRGGFLHDAALFDPGFFGISPREALAMDPQQRLLLEASWEALEGVGLDPTSLQGTDVGVFTGAGGSGYGGGLAGPEMQSFAGTGLASSVASGRVSYVFGFEGPAVTIDTACSSSLVAMHLAAQALRRGDCSMALASGAMVMSGPDSFVVFSRQRGLAADGRCRAFASGADGMVLAEGISVVVLERLSVARQRGHHVLAVLRGSAVNQDGASNGLTAPNGPSQQRVIRAALADAGLGPSDVDLVEAHGTGTSLGDPIEAQALLATYGQERETPLWLGSLKSNIGHTQAAAGVASVIKVVQALRHGVMPPTLHVDEPTAQVDWSEGAVSLLTEARDWPRGSRPRRAGVSSFGVSGTNVHLIIEEAPEEPAVAVPSSPDVVPLVVSARSTGSLAGQAERLTGVDVPLGQLAGALVSGRAVLEERAVVVAGSEAEARAGLGALARGAAAPGVVTGTAGKPGKVVWVFPGQGTQWAGMGRELLDASPVFAERIKECAAALDQWTDWSLLDVLSGDGDLDRVDVLQPACFAVMVGLAAVWESVGVRPDAVLGHSQGEIAAACVSGALSLDDAAKVVALRSRAIAAQLSGRGGMASVQLGHDEVAARLAPWEGRVEIAAVNGPASVVIAGDAEALTEAVEALGGRRVAVDYASHTRHVEDIRDTLAETLAGIEAQAPVVPFFSTVTGEWVQGGVLDGGYWYRNLRNQVGFGAAVEALIEQGHGVFVEVSAHPVLVQSISELADAVGTLRRDDGGLRRLLTSMAELFVRGVDVDWTTLVPPARVDLPTYAFDHQHFWLRPAEQADAVSLGQAPAGHPLLGAVVPLPQSDGLVFTSRLSLRTHPWLADHTIGGVVLFPGTGLVELAVRAGDEAGCPVLDELVTEAPLVVPAPGVSVQVTVSGPDQNGSRTVDIHSRRDDVWTRHATGTVSATPGPTGGFDFTAWPPPGGQRVEIGGFYEDLAERGYAYGPLFQGVRAVWQRDGEVFAEVALPDDRREDAARFGLHPALLDAALQTGTIAAAASGQPGKSVMPFSWNRLALHAVGAAGLRVRVAPGGPDALTVEAADETGAPVLTMDSLILREVALDQLDTARTGSLYRVDWPELTIVDSVAPAGQAEVLEAVGGEPLVLTTRVLEAVQAFLAEAAEDARLVVVTRGAVREVTDPAGAAVWGLVRAAQSENPDRIVLLDTDGDVPLEAALATGEPQLAWRGTTFSVPRLARVTEPAETPLTFRPDGTVLVSGGGTLGALAARALVTRHDVRRLVLASRRGPDAEGVEDLVTELTGHGASVSVVACDVADRDQVAALLADHPVTAVVHTAGVFDAGVTGALTRDRLAKVFAPKVDAVRHLDELTGDLDAFIVYSSASSIFMGAGSGGYAAANAFLDGLMAARRAAGRPGLSLAWGPWEQLTGMAGTIDDLTLARMSRREGRGGVRALGSAEGMELFDAALAAGEALLVPIELDLREVRADAAAGGTVPHLLRGLVRAGRQAARTAPGEDGGLARKLAGLTVADQEKLLLDLVRGQVAIVLGHAGSSGVRADAAFKDAGFDSLTSVELRNRLREATGLKLPATLVFDHPNPLALARHLRTELAVEEASPADAVLAGLAGLETAIAAASDGDRIAARLRELLKAAEARPSTSDDLDTASDEELFALVDGLD